One genomic segment of Danio rerio strain Tuebingen ecotype United States chromosome 11, GRCz12tu, whole genome shotgun sequence includes these proteins:
- the prdm2b gene encoding PR domain zinc finger protein 2 has translation MALPQGAYETLDDIPAHVWKGLPNSMKLEPSAVNPSRIGVWASRLIPKGKRFGPFVGERKKRSQVTSNVYMWEVYFPAWGWMCVDATDPMKGNWLRYVNWARSSQEQNLFPLEINRAIYYKVLRPIGPDEELLVWYNGEDNPEIAAALEEERTSNLNKKSSPRAKRARRSLKSKELSEKSRQTDLGGFCEPKKLSASEPSITEMRDSEEGLNGEEGPSSPSELQQENAVSQALSTENENPVQSHATEMNRWEGLNEENTEADGQLQQPQLNQSPQHPSEAESVEGNEKSLLQSHSGSPAEESSESPLCDTDCISSLANPELEAEGDFEDDPQGETYPCQHCERHFSTKQGLERHTHIHTTSNHQTHTFKCRYCAKPFGSQVGRRRHERRHENGSKTLNRPGSLSGTSFLPSPTVANDSATSGSVSSPSHSVVISTQNGPPQQTSESLKKEPGAESDRPFIVDENGESKELHPCKYCNKAFGTHTNMRRHQRRIHERHLMPKGVRRKGMLLQESSSQQHQHEQGQTVSLQEESPSASPPPIYVPSVETEDEGEREECMVDISNNISENLSHYIDGKIPSTSTVSNCEVIEVDSNTAALFGLDTLILSPKQIGHALKVETRTCPAKEVSCVTQATQRRRTATPPLLPGVKVEAETASSSSSLSSPSSQSSLLVGNIFSQSTETLAFPKEKTVYLSPKLKQLLQAPDGQKPAIGLITDSRLTTPLSVTSLPAVQGKFKRRTASPPTTSQNSPPQRNDNTNSATGVTCSLKVPKMESVTDSWTSPSKDHGDTESLTGKDWSPSRSGGNSCNQQPLDLSNSFSKRDDSISRGSGEAVLDLSMSRKSPVDHEVKTGSATLPPHVKRKKPNTSILEKVLMNEYAGLNSPGEEESNTVGSPDAFSSSESATCVAPSSPGSGSERLPCESTSPPSLTLMTINPSSPSSSSIASSTPPPPVLPTIPSPPPLSSKHFPLSDALTPSPFPVLSPKMSPKAVDSLEDVSDSSALTEPCHDALNSIVSESNQTAEQLDSVNSPLPQDAKRHCTADSSSKSETLLEGSTHDSKPQFLKTADQAGSSHLEWDTSSESNQSHSCEGTLPQDLNNKTEVRQKSKSPLSTVQSTPKKESSSPNFLSKLHSPQRSSEADDNLIIEDVRKKEEMVDITANGADVSPGTSVRSSDEVDSAERETFVKSFVCNVCKEPFRSIKDLSGHIIEHASEWPFKCEFCVQLFGNATALLEHRSSLHGVGRIYVCSICSKEFAFLCNLQQHQSDLHPSQSCTHTAVENGKLRPQNYTNPACANIEKDAVLDSTAGAPSENSSEEHNNDTNKVEEEEGGHEDPTEELYTTIKIMASEAGKPKGPDVRLGINQHYPSFKPPPFPYHNRSPDGSVASATNFTTHNIPQTFSTAIRCTKCGNSFDNMPELHKHILVCANASDKRRYTPKKNPIPLKQVVKQSPNGISPTGPSTGQNAFRRMGQPKRLNFNQDLTSKVKLSALNKKKNQLVQKAISQKNKFAASAKKPTARVKEEETREVHACPYCSREFTYPASLTKHIACSCPQRPVAKKLKKGALTPQDKNRSLRSRATDSEVKQEAVSGSSTPSLGKTRARTSEPVENEAPAANKGKEPQVRTKRPSSNVVNAAPQIKKGKKSNEPLTFITPAVTDDSSTRPPSKMQRGFKEVVVKKEVVDKKEVVVKKEVVNKEVGDKKEAAVKKEVVDKKEAAVKKEVVDKKEAAVKKEVVVKTAQSKKEERFSARMRERKGGPVTRSVQMTSAPSEVKNEDLLINEPGQSEESLLKLAR, from the exons GTGTATTTTCCAGCCTGGGGGTGGATGTGTGTAGATGCCACAGATCCAATGAAAGGAAACTGGTTGCGGTATGTGAACTGGGCTCGATCTTCTCAAGAGCAAAACCTTTTTCCACTGGAGATTAATCGAGCCATTTACTACAAAGTGTTAAGG CCAATCGGCCCGGACGAAGAACTTCTCGTGTGGTACAATGGGGAAGACAATCCTGAGATAGCAGCTGCATTAGAGGAAGAAAGGACTAGCAACCTGAACAAGAAGAGTTCACCTAGAGCAAAGCGAG CAAGGAGGTCTCTGAAAAGCAAGGAGCTGTCTGAAAAATCCAGGCAGACTGATTTGGGTGGGTTCTGTGAACCGAAGAAATTGAGCGCCTCTGAACCCTCAATAACAGAGATGCGGGACTCAGAGGAAG GGCTTAATGGTGAGGAAGGACCGTCTTCACCTTCTGAGTTACAACAGGAGAATGCAGTTTCCCAGGCATTGTCTACAGAAAATGAAAACCCTGTCCAGTCTCATGCAACAGAGATGAACCGGTGGGAAGGACTGAATGAGGAAAACACAGAGGCTGATGGACAACTGCAGCAACCACAGTTAAATCAGAGCCCACAGCACCCCTCTGAGGCAGAATCAGTTGAGGGGAATGAAAAGTCTCTCCTGCAATCACATTCAGGCAGCCCTGCGGAAGAAAGCTCAGAAAGTCCACTATGTGATACAGACTGTATATCTTCTTTAGCAAACCCTGAGTTAGAGGCAGAGGGGGATTTTGAGGATGACCCCCAGGGAGAAACATACCCCTGTCAGCACTGCGAGCGTCATTTCTCCACCAAACAGGGCCTGGAGCGTCATACTCATATTCACACTACTTCAAACCATCAAACTCATACGTTTAAGTGCCGGTACTGTGCCAAGCCCTTTGGCTCTCAGGTAGGCAGGCGCAGACATGAACGTCGACATGAGAATGGGAGTAAAACTTTAAATAGGCCTGGGTCACTTAGCGGCACATCATTCCTCCCCAGTCCCACAGTGGCTAATGACTCTGCTACCTCTGGCAGTGTGTCTTCTCCAAGCCATTCAGTCGTTATAAGCACACAGAATGGTCCACCTCAGCAGACCTCTGAGAGTTTGAAAAAAGAGCCTGGTGCAGAATCTGATCGACCTTTTATAGTAGATGAGAATGGGGAGTCAAAAGAGCTTCATCCTTGCAAATACTGTAACAAGGCTTTCGGCACACACACCAACATGCGCAGACACCAACGCAGAATCCATGAGCGGCATCTAATGCCAAAAGGTGTTCGACGAAAAGGTATGCTCCTTCAGGAGAGTTCATCCCAACAGCATCAGCATGAACAAGGGCAGACAGTTTCACTCCAGGAAGAGTCACCAAGTGCCAGTCCACCACCTATCTATGTGCCCAGTGTGGAGACGGAGGATGAGGGAGAAAGGGAGGAGTGCATGGTAGATATCTCTAACAATATATCTGAAAATCTGAGCCATTACATCGATGGAAAGATTCCATCTACAAGTACAGTGAGCAACTGTGAGGTCATTGAAGTTGATTCAAACACCGCAGCATTGTTTGGTCTTGATACTCTGATTTTAAGTCCAAAACAAATTGGTCATGCTCTTAAAGTTGAAACACGGACATGTCCAGCAAAAGAAGTTTCATGCGTAACTCAGGCTACTCAGAGAAGACGAACTGCTACACCACCTCTGCTGCCTGGTGTAAAAGTGGAGGCAGAAACTGCCTCGTCGTCTTCCTCCCTGTCCTCTCCTTCCTCTCAGTCCTCTTTGCTAGTAGGAAACATTTTCTCCCAGTCAACTGAGACATTAGCTTTTCCAAAGGAGAAAACAGTTTATCTATCTCCAAAATTGAAACAACTACTACAAGCCCCTGACGGTCAGAAACCAGCCATTGGTCTAATTACAGACAGTAGATTGACCACCCCACTTTCAGTAACTTCACTGCCTGCTGTCCAGGGTAAGTTTAAAAGAAGAACTGCCTCCCCTCCCACAACTTCACAGAATAGCCCACCACAAAGAAATGACAACACAAACTCCGCAACTGGGGTTACGTGTTCTCTGAAGGTGCCAAAGATGGAAAGCGTGACAGATTCTTGGACTTCGCCCAGCAAAGATCATGGGGACACAGAGAGTTTGACAGGAAAAGACTGGTCTCCCTCAAGAAGTGGTGGGAATTCTTGCAATCAGCAGCCGCTTGACCTTTCAAATTCCTTTAGTAAACGAGACGATAGCATAAGCAGAGGGTCTGGAGAGGCTGTGCTTGACTTAAGTATGAGCCGTAAAAGTCCTGTTGACCATGAAGTAAAGACAGGCTCAGCAACACTACCGCCACATgtaaaaagaaagaaacccaATACTAGCATTTTAGAGAAAGTGTTAATGAATGAGTATGCTGGGCTAAACTCACCTGGAGAAGAAGAATCCAACACTGTTGGAAGCCCTGATGCTTTTTCATCATCCGAGAGTGCCACATGTGTTGCCCCTTCTAGTCCTGGGTCAGGATCAGAACGCCTTCCTTGTGAATCAACCTCTCCCCCCTCCCTGACCCTTATGACTATCAATCCGTCCTCGCCCTCTTCATCAAGTATAGCATCATCTACCCCACCTCCTCCAGTCTTACCCACTATCCCATCTCCGCCACCTTTATCATCAAAGCATTTTCCGTTGTCTGACGCCTTAACACCTTCCCCTTTTCCAGTGTTGTCCCCTAAAATGTCCCCTAAAGCTGTTGATAGTTTAGAAGATGTTTCAGATTCATCTGCTTTAACAGAACCATGCCATgatgcattaaattccattgttAGTGAATCAAACCAAACTGCTGAGCAGTTAGACTCTGTAAATTCTCCTCTGCCTCAGGATGCAAAAAGACATTGTACAGCAGATTCATCTTCAAAGTCGGAAACACTACTTGAGGGCTCAACCCATGATTCTAAGCCTCAGTTTTTAAAAACTGCAGACCAAGCAGGTTCTTCTCACCTGGAGTGGGATACTTCCTCTGAAAGCAACCAAAGCCATTCCTGTGAAGGAACTCTCCCCCAAGACCTTAATAATAAAACAGAAGTCAGACAAAAATCAAAGTCTCCCCTTTCTACAGTACAATCAACTCCTAAAAAGGAATCCTCATCCCCAAACTTTCTCAGCAAATTGCATTCGCCACAGAGGAGCTCAGAGGCTGATGACAACTTAATTATAGAGGATGTAAGAAAAAAAGAGGAGATGGTAGACATAACTGCAAATGGGGCTGACGTTTCACCTGGAACTTCAGTTAGAAGTTCTGATGAGGTTGACTCTGCAGAGCGGGAGACTTTTGTCAAAAGTTTTGTGTGCAACGTCTGTAAAGAGCCATTCCGCTCCATCAAAGACCTTAGTGGTCATATAATAGAGCATGCATCAGAGTGGCCTTTTAAGTGTGAGTTTTGCGTGCAGTTATTTGGTAACGCCACTGCTCTTCTCGAACACCGCTCGTCTCTCCACGGGGTGGGAAGAATTTATGTTTGCTCTATTTGCTCAAAGGAGTTTGCCTTCCTCTGCAATCTTCAGCAACATCAAAGTGACCTACATCCAAGTCAGAGTTGCACTCACACTGCCGTTGAAAATGGAAAGCTCAGACCTCAGAACTACACAAATCCAGCTTGTGCAAATATAGAGAAAGATGCTGTTCTTGACTCAACTGCTGGGGCTCCCTCTGAGAATTCTTCTGAGGAGCATAACAATGACACTAACAAGGTGGAAGAAGAGGAAGGTGGACATGAAGACCCTACAGAAGAGCTATACACTACAATAAAGATTATGGCATCTGAGGCTGGCAAGCCAAAAGGTCCAGATGTCCGGCTTGGCATTAATCAGCACTACCCAAGTTTCAAGCCTCCACCTTTTCCTTACCACAACCGATCCCCGGATGGCTCAGTTGCCTCTGCCACTAATTTTACCACACACAATATCCCCCAAACATTTAGCACTGCAATCCGCTGTACCAAATGTGGAAACAGCTTTGACAACATGCCTGAGCTACACAAACACATATTAGTTTGTGCTAATGCTAGTGATAAGAGACGTTATACCCCTAAGAAGAATCCCATTCCTCTCAAGCAGGTTGTGAAACAATCTCCTAATGGTATTTCTCCAACAGGACCTTCAACTGGGCAGAATGCCTTCCGCAGAATGGGTCAACCAAAAAGGCTTAACTTTAACCAAGATTTAACATCCAAAGTCAAGTTATCAGCCCTAAATAAGAAGAAAAACCAGCTTGTCCAGAAAGCTATATCACAGAAGAACAAATTTGCAGCTTCTGCAAAGAAACCGACAGCCCGGGTAAAGGAAGAGGAGACTCGTGAGGTCCATGCATGTCCATACTGTAGTCGAGAGTTCACATACCCAGCCAGTCTTACGAAACATATTGCTTGCAGCTGCCCGCAAAGACCTGTTGCCAAGAAGTTGAAAAAAGGTGCTCTGACACCTCAAGACAAAAACAGGAGTCTCAGAAGTCGAGCTACTGACTCTGAAGTCAAACAAGAAGCAGTTTCTGGATCAAGCACACCGTCCTTGGGAAAAACCAGAGCTCGAACCTCTGAACCAGTTGAGAATGAAGCTCCAGCAGCAAATAAAGGCAAAGAACCTCAGGTACGTACTAAGAGGCCATCCTCAAATGTAGTCAACGCTGCCCCACAAATTAAGAAAGGCAAAAAAAGCAATGAGCCATTGACTTTTATAACTCCTGCTGTTACTGATGACTCTTCAACACGACCACCATCTAAAATGCAACGTGGATTTAAAGAGGTGGTGGTCAAGAAGGAGGTTGTTGACAAGAAAGAGGTAGTTGTTAAAAAGGAAGTTGTCAACAAGGAGGTTGGTGATAAAAAAGAGGCAGCAGTCAAGAAGGAGGTTGTTGATAAAAAAGAGGCAGCAGTCAAGAAGGAGGTTGTTGACAAAAAAGAGGCAGCTGTCAAGAAGGAGGTTGTTGTGAAAACGGCACAATCTAAGAAGGAGGAACGTTTTTCAGCTAGGATGCGGGAGAGGAAAGGTGGGCCGGTGACACGAAGTGTACAGATGACAAGTGCTCCTTCAGAAGTAAAGAACGAAGACCTCTTAATCAATGAACCAGGGCAGTCTGAG GAGTCTCTTTTGAAGTTAGCCAGGTAG